One part of the Anopheles merus strain MAF chromosome 3L, AmerM5.1, whole genome shotgun sequence genome encodes these proteins:
- the LOC121598508 gene encoding fatty-acid amide hydrolase 2-A isoform X2 yields the protein MRGEADKLKHKAKNFLRTLGACGAGSATPSHAKRMDAQTKQNLLERRKARSLLKTVINVGHKFLVLLVRWLSRTIYGEHGKRMPPITNLILMESATSLATKIRTRKLTSVEVTQAFIDRCREVNPLLNCVVDERFEAALKDAERADKLIASGTMTVEQLEREKPFLGVPISTKDCIRVEGLLHTSGIWNRRNIRGDKDARAMELMRRAGAIPFALTNVSECCMWWESVNTIHGRSRNPYDANRIVGGSSGGEGCIQAAAASPFGLGSDIGGSIRMPAFFNGIFGHKPTKFVVSNEGQYPVALSEEQNSFLGIGPMCRYATDLKPMLRIIADENAPKLRLDEPVDLKQVKFFYQINDGGAHLVSPVDLDIRDAMEKVMAHFRATVKAEVKKVYLDKLRKSAPMWLANMKTPSKVGFDSQLVNLEGAINPWLELAKWPLRMSNHTLIGILTALTERGGVKYGSAEYHHYVQQKQELVSEFRDMLGENGVFIYPTHPTVAPYHNEPLIRALNFSYTAIINVLGLPATAVPLGLGREGLPVGLQVVAGVNQDRLCLAVACELERAFGGWVAPEVKA from the exons ATGAGAGGGGAGGCCGACAAGCTAAAGCACAAGGCCAAGAACTTCCTTCGCACGCTGGGCGCATGCGGAGCCGGTAGTGCAACGCCGAGCCACGCCAAAAGGATGGACGCGCAGACGAAACAGAACCTGCTGGAGCGGCGCAAGGCCCGCTCGCTGCTGAAAACGGTCATCAACGTGGGGCACAAGTTTCTCGTCCTGCTCGTCCGATGGTTATCGCGCACGATCTACGGCGAGCACGGCAAGCGGATGCCACCGATCACCAACCTCATACTGATGGAGTCGGCCACCTCGCTCGCGACCAAAATTCGCACACGCAAG CTTACAAGCGTGGAAGTAACGCAAGCCTTCATTGACCGGTGCCGGGAGGTGAACCCGCTGCTCAACTGTGTCGTGGACGAGCGGTTCGAGGCGGCCCTGAAGGATGCCGAGCGGGCAGACAAGCTGATCGCTTCCGGCACGATGACCGTCGAGCAGCTGGAGCGCGAAAAACCGTTCCTCGGCGTACCGATCTCGACCAAGGACTGCATACGGGTGGAAG GTCTGCTGCACACGTCCGGCATCTGGAACCGGCGGAACATACGCGGCGACAAGGACGCGCGGGCAATGGAGCTGATGCGGCGGGCCGGTGCCATACCCTTTGCCCTCACGAACGTGTCCGAGTGTTGCATGTG GTGGGAAAGCGTCAACACCATTCACGGCCGCTCGCGAAACCCTTACGATGCGAATCGTATCGTCGGTGGATCGAGCGGTGGCGAGGGATGCATACAGGCGGCGGCCGCTTCTCCGTTCGGGCTCGGGTCCGACATCGGTGGTTCGATACGCATGCCCGCCTTCTTCAACGGTATCTTTGGCCATAAGCCGACCAAGTTCGTCGTGTCGAACGAGGGCCAGTACCCGGTGGCGCTGTCGGAGGAGCAAAACTCTTTCCTAG GCATCGGTCCAATGTGTCGCTACGCAACCGACTTGAAACCGATGCTGCGCATCATTGCGGACGAGAACGCACCGAAGCTGCGGCTGGACGAGCCGGTCGATCTGAAGCAGGTGAAGTTCTTCTACCAAATCAACGACGGTGGCGCCCACCTGGTCTCGCCCGTCGATCTGGACATACGCGACGCGATGGAGAAGGTGATGGCACACTTCCGCGCGACGGTCAAGGCGGAGGTGAAGAAGGTGTACCTGGACAAGCTGCGCAAGTCGGCCCCGATGTGGCTGGCGAACATGAAAACGCCCTCGAAGGTGGGCTTCGACTCGCAGCTCGTCAATCTCGAGGGCGCCATCAATCCCTGGCTCGAGCTGGCCAAGTGGCCGCTGCGCATGTCGAACCACACGCTGATCGGCATACTGACCGCGCTGACCGAGCGGGGAGGGGTTAAGTACGGCTCGGCCGAGTACCACCACTACgtgcagcagaagcaggagCTGGTGAGCGAGTTCCGCGACATGCTCGGCGAGAATGGGGTGTTCATCTATCCGACCCACCCGACAGTAGCGCCGTACCACAACGAGCCGCTGATCCGGGCGCTTAACTTTAGCTACACCGCCATCATTAACGTGCTGGGGCTGCCGGCCACGGCCGTACCGCTCGGGCTGGGCCGCGAGGGACTGCCGGTGGGGCTTCAGGTGGTGGCGGGCGTCAACCAGGACCGGCTGTGTCTGGCGGTCGCCTGCGAACTGGAACGTGCCTTCGGCGGGTGGGTTGCACCGGAGGTGAAAGCGTAG
- the LOC121598515 gene encoding sentrin-specific protease 8, whose translation MSSHHRHDEVALSYHESCLRLSDVDLLKGPYWLNDQIISFYFEYLEKHIFENEHDLLFVSPEVTQCIRMVAQDEVGIFLEPLRAQQRAFVFFALNDNQAADRAGGSHWSLLVFSRPEQAFYHFDSSRNANAEYARQLVAVLKRALHCPDALLRTGDCLQQSNGYDCGVHVLCTVDAVAQQIRKSGRIEGVRSARYDVIRSKREELLGIILTLGGRIK comes from the coding sequence ATGTCTTCCCACCACCGGCACGATGAAGTGGCGCTCAGCTACCACGAGTCCTGCCTGCGCCTGTCGGACGTCGATCTGCTCAAGGGCCCGTACTGGCTGAACGATCAGATCATCTCCTTCTACTTCGAGTACCTGGAGAAGCACATCTTTGAGAACGAGCACGACCTGCTGTTCGTCAGCCCGGAGGTGACCCAGTGCATCCGGATGGTGGCGCAGGACGAGGTGGGCATATTTCTCGAGCCGCTGCGGGCCCAGCAGCGGGCGTTTGTGTTTTTCGCGCTGAACGACAACCAGGCGGCGGACCGGGCCGGCGGTTCCCACTGGAGTTTGCTGGTGTTTTCCCGCCCGGAGCAAGCGTTCTACCACTTTGACTCGTCGCGCAACGCGAACGCGGAGTACGCGCGCCAGCTGGTGGCGGTGCTGAAGCGCGCCCTGCACTGTCCGGATGCGCTGCTACGCACCGGCGACTGTTTGCAGCAGAGCAACGGGTACGACTGCGGTGTGCACGTGCTGTGCACGGTCGATGCGGTCGCGCAGCAGATACGCAAGAGCGGCCGGATCGAGGGGGTTCGCAGTGCCCGGTACGATGTGATACGGTCGAAGCGGGAGGAGCTGCTCGGCATCATTTTAACGTTGGGCGGCAGAATTAAGTAA
- the LOC121598508 gene encoding fatty-acid amide hydrolase 2-A isoform X1, which translates to MDSSTCQVRVSSVNRTGTQYRPTSSIQTHTRLQPTTTTDPPMRGEADKLKHKAKNFLRTLGACGAGSATPSHAKRMDAQTKQNLLERRKARSLLKTVINVGHKFLVLLVRWLSRTIYGEHGKRMPPITNLILMESATSLATKIRTRKLTSVEVTQAFIDRCREVNPLLNCVVDERFEAALKDAERADKLIASGTMTVEQLEREKPFLGVPISTKDCIRVEGLLHTSGIWNRRNIRGDKDARAMELMRRAGAIPFALTNVSECCMWWESVNTIHGRSRNPYDANRIVGGSSGGEGCIQAAAASPFGLGSDIGGSIRMPAFFNGIFGHKPTKFVVSNEGQYPVALSEEQNSFLGIGPMCRYATDLKPMLRIIADENAPKLRLDEPVDLKQVKFFYQINDGGAHLVSPVDLDIRDAMEKVMAHFRATVKAEVKKVYLDKLRKSAPMWLANMKTPSKVGFDSQLVNLEGAINPWLELAKWPLRMSNHTLIGILTALTERGGVKYGSAEYHHYVQQKQELVSEFRDMLGENGVFIYPTHPTVAPYHNEPLIRALNFSYTAIINVLGLPATAVPLGLGREGLPVGLQVVAGVNQDRLCLAVACELERAFGGWVAPEVKA; encoded by the exons CAACCCACAACGACAACCGACCCACCTATGAGAGGGGAGGCCGACAAGCTAAAGCACAAGGCCAAGAACTTCCTTCGCACGCTGGGCGCATGCGGAGCCGGTAGTGCAACGCCGAGCCACGCCAAAAGGATGGACGCGCAGACGAAACAGAACCTGCTGGAGCGGCGCAAGGCCCGCTCGCTGCTGAAAACGGTCATCAACGTGGGGCACAAGTTTCTCGTCCTGCTCGTCCGATGGTTATCGCGCACGATCTACGGCGAGCACGGCAAGCGGATGCCACCGATCACCAACCTCATACTGATGGAGTCGGCCACCTCGCTCGCGACCAAAATTCGCACACGCAAG CTTACAAGCGTGGAAGTAACGCAAGCCTTCATTGACCGGTGCCGGGAGGTGAACCCGCTGCTCAACTGTGTCGTGGACGAGCGGTTCGAGGCGGCCCTGAAGGATGCCGAGCGGGCAGACAAGCTGATCGCTTCCGGCACGATGACCGTCGAGCAGCTGGAGCGCGAAAAACCGTTCCTCGGCGTACCGATCTCGACCAAGGACTGCATACGGGTGGAAG GTCTGCTGCACACGTCCGGCATCTGGAACCGGCGGAACATACGCGGCGACAAGGACGCGCGGGCAATGGAGCTGATGCGGCGGGCCGGTGCCATACCCTTTGCCCTCACGAACGTGTCCGAGTGTTGCATGTG GTGGGAAAGCGTCAACACCATTCACGGCCGCTCGCGAAACCCTTACGATGCGAATCGTATCGTCGGTGGATCGAGCGGTGGCGAGGGATGCATACAGGCGGCGGCCGCTTCTCCGTTCGGGCTCGGGTCCGACATCGGTGGTTCGATACGCATGCCCGCCTTCTTCAACGGTATCTTTGGCCATAAGCCGACCAAGTTCGTCGTGTCGAACGAGGGCCAGTACCCGGTGGCGCTGTCGGAGGAGCAAAACTCTTTCCTAG GCATCGGTCCAATGTGTCGCTACGCAACCGACTTGAAACCGATGCTGCGCATCATTGCGGACGAGAACGCACCGAAGCTGCGGCTGGACGAGCCGGTCGATCTGAAGCAGGTGAAGTTCTTCTACCAAATCAACGACGGTGGCGCCCACCTGGTCTCGCCCGTCGATCTGGACATACGCGACGCGATGGAGAAGGTGATGGCACACTTCCGCGCGACGGTCAAGGCGGAGGTGAAGAAGGTGTACCTGGACAAGCTGCGCAAGTCGGCCCCGATGTGGCTGGCGAACATGAAAACGCCCTCGAAGGTGGGCTTCGACTCGCAGCTCGTCAATCTCGAGGGCGCCATCAATCCCTGGCTCGAGCTGGCCAAGTGGCCGCTGCGCATGTCGAACCACACGCTGATCGGCATACTGACCGCGCTGACCGAGCGGGGAGGGGTTAAGTACGGCTCGGCCGAGTACCACCACTACgtgcagcagaagcaggagCTGGTGAGCGAGTTCCGCGACATGCTCGGCGAGAATGGGGTGTTCATCTATCCGACCCACCCGACAGTAGCGCCGTACCACAACGAGCCGCTGATCCGGGCGCTTAACTTTAGCTACACCGCCATCATTAACGTGCTGGGGCTGCCGGCCACGGCCGTACCGCTCGGGCTGGGCCGCGAGGGACTGCCGGTGGGGCTTCAGGTGGTGGCGGGCGTCAACCAGGACCGGCTGTGTCTGGCGGTCGCCTGCGAACTGGAACGTGCCTTCGGCGGGTGGGTTGCACCGGAGGTGAAAGCGTAG